The genome window TCTCGTCCATGACCTCGGCGGGTCCGCGCCCTTCCTCCTGCATCGACTGGAGCATCCCGTCGCGATCCTCGACCGACTGGAAGACAGACTGAGCGATCAGCCTTGTCTTGCCGTCGATGTCCTCCAGTCTCACGGTCTCGAAGCTCACGTGCCCGGGCATGCCTTCCCATTCGAACGTCTGGACGATGCGTTCGGGCGTGACGTCGTGGTAGACGCCGTGGAACCAGTACTCGTTCCCCTCGGCGTCACGGTTCACGATTCGCCAGGAGCCGCCGGGCCTGGCGTCCAGCTTCTCGACCCCGATCGTGTACATTGCCGGGCCCCACCACTGGGATATTAGGGCGGGGTCGGTGTACGCCTTGAACACGAGGTCGCGTGGCGCGTCGAACACCCGCGTGATGACGACCTCTTGCTTCCCGGGTTCGGCAGAAAGCGTGATTTCCGACATCTCTCTTTCTCCGTTCTCCGTTTCCAACGGCCAACATAAAAGTGTAACGGCGCGCCGTGCAGGAAAGGTGAAACCGCGGGTGTGCGGTGTGCAATAAATGTGAAAGCGAGCGCGCGTCCGCAGCCGGGAGGCCTGACGGGGGTGGGCAAGAGGCGGCGGCGACGTCCGGGCAGCGGGCCGGAACAAGCGCTGGGCACGCCCCCATTGTCGGGT of Dehalococcoidia bacterium contains these proteins:
- a CDS encoding SRPBCC family protein encodes the protein MSEITLSAEPGKQEVVITRVFDAPRDLVFKAYTDPALISQWWGPAMYTIGVEKLDARPGGSWRIVNRDAEGNEYWFHGVYHDVTPERIVQTFEWEGMPGHVSFETVRLEDIDGKTRLIAQSVFQSVEDRDGMLQSMQEEGRGPAEVMDEIYGRLAELLQRLQKGTARAA